In the genome of Paenibacillus sp. FSL R5-0766, one region contains:
- a CDS encoding trypsin-like peptidase domain-containing protein: MSVLGKKGIAILMAAVLSISVAATAGAAESKAAMQAKVVDGQVYVNTKDLLKAVGGSGQYDAKSGTYTYKGSEAIPKVIEKVSPSVVGIIGKSTEVQDGATSDDRYNLAHGTGVIIRSNGWIVTNAHVVDGLINPVVVTTDGNTYKITKTYSDALSDLALIKINAKSLKPASFAKASQTTVGETVIALGTPISFSLRNSATVGVISGLNRGVEATYRLIQTDTAINPGNSGGPLVNLKGEVVGINSMKFSAVGVESLGFSIPVDTVQYIIDQFFKYGKIKRASLGLQLEESWSAIVGLPTDDPLTITGVLSPEAKKAKIKEGDVLYSVAGTRVSSVVDINELLKKYLPGQKVKLLMQSDGDIVTRTLVLADRADIVDEEDEAFLADEEQ; this comes from the coding sequence ATGAGCGTGTTGGGTAAAAAGGGGATAGCCATACTGATGGCTGCTGTACTCTCGATTAGTGTAGCGGCAACGGCCGGTGCAGCTGAATCCAAAGCGGCGATGCAAGCGAAAGTGGTAGACGGTCAAGTCTATGTGAACACCAAGGATCTGCTCAAGGCAGTTGGTGGAAGTGGACAATATGATGCCAAATCCGGAACGTACACGTACAAGGGAAGTGAAGCCATTCCCAAAGTGATCGAAAAGGTATCTCCTTCGGTCGTAGGCATTATTGGGAAATCTACCGAAGTGCAGGACGGTGCAACATCAGACGATCGATATAATCTTGCACATGGTACAGGTGTCATTATCCGGTCCAATGGATGGATTGTAACAAATGCTCACGTGGTAGATGGATTAATAAACCCTGTGGTCGTAACGACGGATGGCAATACATACAAAATTACGAAAACATACAGTGATGCACTAAGTGATCTGGCGCTAATCAAAATCAATGCCAAATCACTCAAACCGGCGAGCTTTGCCAAAGCTTCACAAACCACTGTTGGAGAAACGGTGATTGCCTTGGGTACGCCGATTTCCTTTTCTTTGCGCAACTCGGCAACGGTAGGGGTAATTAGCGGCTTGAATCGTGGTGTTGAGGCGACCTACCGGTTGATTCAGACCGACACGGCGATTAACCCAGGAAATAGCGGAGGACCGCTGGTCAACCTGAAGGGTGAAGTGGTTGGTATCAACTCGATGAAATTTTCTGCGGTAGGCGTAGAGAGTTTGGGATTTTCGATTCCAGTGGATACCGTTCAATATATCATCGATCAGTTTTTTAAATATGGAAAAATAAAACGTGCAAGTCTGGGGCTACAGCTGGAAGAAAGCTGGTCTGCGATTGTGGGCCTGCCTACAGATGATCCCTTAACGATTACGGGCGTACTGTCTCCTGAAGCCAAGAAAGCCAAAATCAAAGAGGGCGATGTCCTTTACAGTGTCGCGGGCACACGTGTCTCTTCAGTAGTGGATATCAATGAGTTGCTCAAAAAGTATCTGCCTGGGCAAAAGGTAAAGCTGTTGATGCAATCGGATGGCGATATCGTCACCCGCACGTTGGTGCTTGCTGATCGCGCAGACATCGTAGACGAGGAAGATGAAGCGTTCCTTGCAGATGAAGAACAATAA
- the uvrA gene encoding excinuclease ABC subunit UvrA: MASDNIVIKGARAHNLKNIDITIPRDRFVVLTGLSGSGKSSLAFDTIYAEGQRRYVESLSAYARQFLGQMEKPDVDSIEGLSPAISIDQKTTSRNPRSTVGTVTEIYDYLRLLFARVGHPHCPDHGVEISSQTVEQMVDRIMQYPERTRLQILAPIISGRKGEHKSVFADVSKQGFVRVRVNGELRDLSEDIQLEKNKKHTIEVVVDRIVVKDDVQARLADSIETALNLSGGQLLVDIMGEEELRFSSNFACPVCGFSIEELAPRMFSFNSPFGACPDCDGLGVKMIVDPDLLVPDRSKTIEDGAFDAWTGGTSTYYPQFLKSVCEHFNIPQNVPVEDLPAEQMNKLLQGTGTEKIRFRYENDFGQRKEALVTFEGIVNNLERRYRDTASEGIREFIEGYMSAKPCGTCKGQRLKRESLAVTINDHNMAYVTSLSIGEAGRFFDSLELTEKEQTIAKLILKEINSRLGFLVNVGLDYLTLSRAAGTLSGGEAQRIRLATQIGSSLMGVLYILDEPSIGLHQRDNDRLISTLAHMRDIGNTLIVVEHDEDTMMAADYIIDIGPGAGIHGGTIMSQGTPEEIMNDENSLTGQYLSGRKFIPIRTERRSVGDRWLEVRGAKENNLKNLNVKIPVGVFTAVTGVSGSGKSTLINEILYKTLARDLNRARVRPGQHKEIRGLEHIDKVIDIDQSPIGRTPRSNPATYTGVFDDIRDLFAQTNEAKVRGYKKGRFSFNIKGGRCEACRGDGIIKIEMHFLPDVYVPCEVCKGKRYNRETLEVKYKNRNISDVLEMTVEDATQFFENIPKIHRKMQTLMDVGLGYINLGQPATTLSGGEAQRVKLASELYRRSTGKTIYILDEPTTGLHVDDIDRLLNVLHRLVDSGESVLVIEHNLDVIKTADYVVDLGPEGGSGGGTIVATGTPEDIVKVEASYTGKYLKPVLERDTERSKALQLVD; this comes from the coding sequence TTGGCGAGCGATAACATTGTCATTAAAGGCGCACGAGCGCATAACCTGAAAAATATCGACATTACCATCCCGCGTGACCGCTTTGTTGTATTGACCGGTCTGAGTGGCTCAGGCAAGTCCTCGCTGGCTTTTGACACGATCTATGCCGAAGGACAGCGGCGTTATGTAGAATCATTGTCAGCTTACGCAAGGCAGTTTCTGGGACAGATGGAGAAACCGGATGTGGATTCCATCGAAGGATTATCTCCTGCCATTTCAATAGATCAGAAAACAACAAGCCGTAACCCCCGTTCCACGGTTGGAACTGTGACCGAAATCTATGATTATCTGCGTCTGTTATTTGCACGTGTGGGCCATCCGCATTGTCCGGACCATGGGGTGGAAATTAGCTCCCAAACCGTAGAACAAATGGTTGACCGCATTATGCAATATCCAGAGCGTACCCGTTTGCAGATTTTGGCACCCATTATCTCGGGCCGTAAGGGCGAGCATAAAAGTGTATTTGCTGATGTGTCCAAACAGGGCTTTGTCCGTGTGCGGGTGAACGGGGAACTGCGTGACCTGTCAGAAGATATTCAATTGGAGAAAAACAAAAAGCATACCATTGAAGTCGTTGTTGACCGGATCGTTGTTAAAGATGATGTACAGGCGCGTCTGGCGGACTCCATTGAAACAGCACTTAATTTGTCCGGAGGACAACTACTTGTGGACATTATGGGTGAAGAAGAACTGCGCTTCAGTTCCAACTTTGCCTGCCCGGTTTGCGGATTCAGTATTGAAGAGCTTGCACCACGGATGTTCTCATTTAACAGTCCTTTCGGGGCTTGCCCGGATTGTGATGGGTTAGGTGTGAAAATGATCGTTGACCCTGATCTGCTCGTACCGGATCGCAGCAAGACGATAGAAGATGGTGCTTTTGATGCTTGGACAGGTGGAACGTCCACCTATTATCCGCAGTTCCTGAAGTCAGTATGTGAACACTTCAACATTCCGCAGAATGTACCTGTCGAAGATCTGCCAGCTGAGCAGATGAACAAGTTGTTGCAGGGTACAGGTACGGAGAAAATCCGTTTCCGCTATGAGAATGATTTTGGACAACGGAAGGAAGCACTGGTTACCTTCGAAGGTATCGTGAATAACCTGGAGCGTAGATATCGTGATACAGCATCTGAAGGTATCCGTGAATTTATTGAAGGTTACATGAGTGCGAAGCCTTGCGGTACATGTAAAGGTCAACGTCTGAAACGCGAGAGTCTTGCGGTTACGATTAATGATCACAACATGGCCTATGTGACTAGTTTGTCCATTGGTGAAGCTGGCCGATTCTTCGATTCATTGGAATTGACGGAGAAGGAGCAGACGATTGCCAAACTGATTTTGAAAGAAATCAACAGTCGTCTCGGCTTCCTGGTGAATGTTGGTCTGGATTATCTTACACTGAGTCGTGCTGCCGGAACATTGTCCGGTGGGGAAGCTCAGCGGATCAGACTGGCTACACAGATTGGTTCCAGCCTGATGGGTGTGCTGTATATTCTCGATGAGCCAAGTATTGGCTTGCATCAACGGGATAATGACCGTCTGATCTCAACACTTGCGCATATGCGCGACATTGGTAACACCTTGATCGTGGTTGAACATGATGAGGATACGATGATGGCTGCCGACTATATTATTGATATTGGCCCAGGTGCAGGTATCCACGGAGGTACCATCATGTCACAGGGTACACCGGAGGAGATCATGAACGATGAGAACTCCTTAACTGGTCAATATCTGAGTGGACGCAAATTCATTCCGATTCGTACAGAACGTAGAAGTGTAGGAGACCGTTGGTTGGAAGTACGTGGAGCCAAAGAAAATAACCTGAAGAATCTGAACGTGAAGATTCCAGTGGGCGTATTTACTGCGGTAACGGGCGTGTCCGGCTCAGGTAAATCCACATTGATTAATGAGATTCTCTACAAAACGCTGGCACGTGATCTGAACCGTGCTCGGGTGCGCCCGGGTCAACATAAAGAGATTCGTGGTTTGGAGCATATCGATAAAGTTATCGATATTGATCAGTCGCCAATCGGGCGGACACCACGTTCCAACCCGGCTACGTATACAGGTGTCTTTGATGATATCCGGGATCTGTTTGCTCAGACGAATGAAGCCAAAGTACGTGGATATAAGAAAGGCCGGTTCAGCTTTAATATCAAAGGTGGACGTTGTGAAGCCTGCCGTGGAGACGGCATTATCAAGATTGAGATGCACTTCTTGCCGGACGTTTATGTTCCTTGTGAAGTCTGCAAAGGCAAACGATACAATCGGGAAACGCTTGAAGTGAAATATAAAAACAGAAATATTTCCGATGTACTGGAAATGACGGTTGAAGATGCAACCCAATTCTTCGAGAACATTCCGAAGATCCATCGCAAAATGCAGACACTGATGGATGTGGGTCTGGGTTATATCAATCTGGGGCAACCTGCAACCACATTATCTGGTGGTGAAGCCCAGCGTGTGAAGCTTGCTTCCGAGCTGTATCGCCGCAGTACCGGGAAAACCATCTATATCCTCGATGAGCCGACTACGGGTTTGCATGTCGATGATATCGACCGTTTGCTGAATGTATTACACCGTCTGGTTGATTCCGGGGAATCAGTCTTGGTGATTGAGCATAACCTGGATGTGATCAAAACGGCAGACTATGTTGTTGATCTGGGTCCAGAAGGCGGTAGCGGTGGAGGAACCATTGTTGCAACTGGAACACCTGAGGATATCGTTAAAGTGGAAGCTTCTTATACCGGCAAGTACTTGAAGCCAGTTCTGGAGCGGGATACCGAGCGGAGTAAGGCGCTGCAATTGGTGGACTAA
- a CDS encoding stalk domain-containing protein, which produces MKNNKARRSARMERGRKNGMKKSWIRVLSTGVLTGMLTIGAALPVWASDLTTSELRVKAGSTSAYINGDKQAIAKPYKFKGVTMVPVGVFKKAFGSEIRLEKNDVVKIKEGPHTVTLTIGSSIAWVDGVKHEMGAAPKMVNGVLMVPLRPVAAGIGATLAPTSSGEMVIRLLQIDDSVDEEDGLHPDEGKTRIGNSFYGWSINYPADLIVFQTGEQERMMTFGAADNSYYLEVYVSDQDVALDADDLLQQLVQEAKQSGDTVLDREAVSKGKTPYARIIVKDVDGMLWEMRQYLSEGRQYDVYLADYEALNYKDLGKRAALLNSFQPTYAESDRTIKDLSTVDNGMRSAWNDDYGIELKIPAGWSMDNNQMIYEAKDGAYLQWRVTSAKAGTTVKDWSGQLDKWMLETFTPESYEPIGSYTMDISGETAEVNEFRYNFGGGWQTEFDVLLQKNGYRYYAEYTFPEKQIADRAWFERIMKSVEIDFDTVADNFGQLDEDPYLTDKTKTLTRTSKRYKYSVDIPRYWTPYSDRFEYSPVVYTFTGGEFSIAASEDKSIEMTVSQLREAYAEATKTRKNFKLLGSEELTFAGVPAFSFTYHELDKGVPYAGRQIVFEKDGTTYTITSGLNDANKTEVQAAALEKAVNSFTFIK; this is translated from the coding sequence ATGAAGAACAATAAAGCCCGGCGATCAGCCCGGATGGAGAGAGGACGAAAGAACGGAATGAAAAAGTCATGGATACGTGTGCTAAGCACAGGTGTATTAACCGGGATGCTGACCATTGGAGCGGCATTGCCTGTATGGGCATCTGATCTGACGACAAGTGAACTACGGGTCAAAGCGGGGAGCACGAGCGCCTACATTAACGGCGATAAGCAGGCCATAGCCAAACCTTACAAGTTTAAGGGTGTCACGATGGTGCCTGTTGGAGTGTTCAAGAAAGCATTTGGCAGTGAGATCCGGCTGGAGAAAAATGATGTTGTCAAAATCAAGGAAGGTCCACACACGGTTACCCTAACGATTGGCAGTTCAATTGCCTGGGTGGATGGTGTAAAACATGAGATGGGTGCCGCTCCCAAAATGGTGAATGGCGTACTTATGGTCCCACTTCGTCCGGTTGCTGCCGGTATCGGAGCGACACTAGCTCCAACCAGTTCCGGAGAGATGGTCATTCGTCTGTTGCAAATCGATGATTCGGTGGATGAAGAGGATGGCCTTCATCCGGATGAAGGCAAAACCAGAATTGGCAACAGTTTTTACGGTTGGTCCATTAACTACCCGGCAGATCTTATAGTTTTCCAGACCGGTGAGCAGGAGCGTATGATGACTTTCGGCGCTGCGGACAACAGTTATTATCTTGAAGTGTATGTCAGCGATCAGGATGTGGCTCTGGATGCGGATGATTTGTTGCAGCAACTTGTCCAGGAGGCCAAACAATCGGGAGATACGGTGCTGGATCGTGAAGCGGTGTCGAAAGGCAAAACACCTTATGCACGCATTATCGTGAAGGATGTAGACGGCATGTTATGGGAGATGCGTCAGTATCTGAGCGAAGGTCGTCAATATGATGTGTATCTCGCGGATTACGAAGCCTTGAATTATAAAGATCTGGGCAAACGTGCAGCGCTACTCAATTCATTCCAGCCAACCTATGCGGAATCGGATCGAACGATCAAGGATCTGTCCACCGTAGATAATGGCATGCGCTCCGCGTGGAACGATGACTATGGTATTGAATTGAAGATTCCTGCCGGCTGGTCGATGGATAACAATCAGATGATCTATGAAGCCAAGGATGGTGCATATCTGCAATGGCGTGTCACATCGGCGAAGGCAGGCACCACGGTAAAAGACTGGAGCGGCCAACTGGATAAGTGGATGCTCGAGACATTTACACCAGAGAGTTACGAGCCAATTGGCTCATACACGATGGATATCTCGGGAGAGACTGCCGAGGTGAATGAATTCCGTTATAACTTTGGCGGGGGCTGGCAGACCGAGTTTGATGTTCTTTTGCAGAAGAATGGGTATCGATATTATGCAGAGTATACGTTCCCTGAGAAGCAGATTGCAGATCGGGCATGGTTTGAACGGATTATGAAGAGTGTGGAGATTGATTTTGATACGGTTGCCGATAATTTCGGTCAGCTGGATGAAGATCCGTATTTGACAGACAAAACGAAGACACTTACACGTACGTCCAAACGTTATAAATACAGTGTAGATATTCCGCGTTACTGGACACCGTATAGTGATCGATTCGAATATTCACCTGTGGTGTACACCTTCACGGGCGGAGAATTCTCCATTGCGGCGAGCGAAGACAAGTCGATCGAGATGACGGTCAGCCAACTTAGAGAAGCTTATGCAGAAGCCACCAAAACCCGTAAGAACTTCAAGTTGCTTGGCAGTGAGGAGCTAACGTTTGCGGGTGTGCCTGCATTTTCCTTTACGTATCATGAACTGGACAAAGGCGTGCCATATGCGGGTCGGCAGATCGTCTTTGAAAAGGACGGAACAACCTATACGATCACAAGTGGGCTGAATGATGCCAACAAGACAGAAGTTCAGGCGGCTGCCTTGGAAAAAGCAGTGAACTCATTTACTTTTATTAAATAA
- a CDS encoding ABC transporter permease, with product MNSLHIAWLMIRRTLGRKMGFITFLLLPCLVITGAVALFGSEQSTRTVIPYVNEDGGVAGTWMIHELADKEEYLLKPMTNEAEVKEAIAQQKGSSGIIIPAHYTEDLLQGKPTEIQLVELRISESSYTLRAAVEGLTSGLLQSASAVKVATGPVSSETDILSSTLKPFEQLLQEIGKHQVAGEVTDLQIYPKPGLNNVTGFTIMFMMGLLTSAVAVIMEDRRKRTMARVYTAPVRAYEIALGNFLGSFVIGMIQIVLVLGVSRWLLHYDAGIPFGIHFIILAAFMLVSMGIASTVAGLIRNPKNANMLNSLVIMPTCMIGGCFWPISLMPDYMQKLANFVPQKWAIQAVGTISAGGTLSDITLPLLILFGMAAILLTVGSAILRPSQPGVEA from the coding sequence ATGAATAGTCTACACATCGCCTGGTTGATGATTAGACGTACACTTGGCCGTAAAATGGGCTTCATTACGTTTCTGCTTCTGCCTTGCCTGGTGATTACAGGAGCAGTTGCTCTTTTTGGAAGCGAGCAGAGTACACGTACTGTTATTCCCTATGTGAATGAGGATGGAGGGGTGGCAGGGACATGGATGATTCATGAACTTGCTGACAAGGAGGAGTATCTGCTCAAACCGATGACAAACGAAGCAGAAGTGAAGGAAGCCATCGCTCAGCAAAAAGGAAGTTCGGGCATCATCATTCCGGCACATTATACGGAGGATCTGTTACAAGGAAAGCCAACCGAAATTCAATTGGTGGAACTGCGTATAAGTGAAAGTTCCTATACCCTACGAGCAGCAGTTGAAGGTTTGACGAGCGGATTGTTACAATCTGCTTCAGCTGTTAAGGTGGCAACAGGTCCTGTCTCAAGTGAGACAGATATACTATCGAGTACACTGAAGCCATTTGAACAGCTTTTACAGGAGATAGGAAAACATCAGGTTGCTGGTGAAGTCACCGATCTGCAGATCTATCCCAAACCAGGCCTGAACAATGTGACTGGATTTACGATTATGTTTATGATGGGGCTGTTGACCAGTGCAGTGGCTGTGATAATGGAAGATCGCAGGAAACGTACGATGGCCAGAGTATACACGGCACCCGTCCGTGCATATGAGATTGCGCTTGGTAATTTCCTGGGCAGCTTTGTCATTGGTATGATTCAGATTGTTCTCGTTTTGGGAGTCAGCAGGTGGCTGCTGCATTATGATGCCGGCATTCCTTTTGGCATTCATTTCATCATCTTGGCCGCTTTCATGCTGGTCTCCATGGGGATCGCAAGTACCGTGGCAGGATTAATCCGTAATCCCAAAAATGCGAATATGTTGAATTCACTTGTCATTATGCCAACCTGCATGATAGGTGGTTGTTTCTGGCCGATCTCGTTGATGCCGGATTATATGCAGAAGCTCGCTAACTTTGTTCCACAGAAATGGGCGATTCAGGCGGTGGGGACGATCTCTGCTGGCGGTACATTGTCGGATATCACATTGCCGTTATTGATTTTGTTTGGCATGGCTGCCATTTTGCTGACTGTAGGCTCTGCGATTCTACGCCCTAGCCAGCCAGGGGTAGAGGCATAA
- a CDS encoding flagellar motor protein MotB, producing the protein MSRRSKRRGKRETIDHRDRWMITYADLITLLLIFFVIMYAMSNLDSGKYDVVTQSLQNTFNASDSILELGEGLGEKPGQTITETPPSEVQGEDPSKGEETATPDDDNKPLTEREEQFRSQEQELQNLFNVITQYIEDNKLENQIFVADKPQGLSITLSDRFLFDQGQAALKDGAAPTLSKLASLFRDLNTVVSIEGHTDNVPVGANSAYTDNWQLSGERALSVLRFFLDTEKLNPDSFQYAGYADTRPTGDNTTAAGRQKNRRVEITVLRQLQP; encoded by the coding sequence ATGAGTCGGCGCAGTAAACGGCGCGGAAAACGTGAAACTATCGATCATCGGGATCGCTGGATGATTACTTATGCCGATCTCATAACTCTGCTTTTGATCTTTTTTGTCATCATGTATGCCATGAGCAATCTGGATTCAGGTAAATATGACGTCGTTACTCAATCGTTACAAAATACATTCAATGCGTCCGACTCTATCCTTGAGCTTGGTGAGGGACTCGGTGAGAAGCCCGGACAGACGATTACAGAGACTCCGCCATCCGAGGTGCAGGGTGAAGACCCTTCAAAAGGTGAAGAAACTGCAACACCAGATGATGACAACAAACCCCTCACAGAACGGGAAGAACAGTTCAGATCACAGGAGCAGGAATTGCAAAATCTGTTCAATGTGATTACCCAATATATCGAGGATAATAAACTGGAAAATCAGATTTTTGTTGCTGACAAGCCACAGGGCCTGTCCATTACACTTAGTGACCGCTTCCTGTTTGACCAGGGACAGGCCGCTCTAAAGGACGGTGCAGCGCCAACGCTCAGTAAACTTGCCAGCCTGTTCCGCGATCTGAATACCGTTGTCAGCATTGAGGGTCACACCGATAATGTTCCTGTGGGAGCTAACTCCGCCTATACCGATAACTGGCAGCTTTCAGGAGAACGTGCACTGTCTGTATTGCGATTCTTTCTGGATACTGAGAAGCTTAACCCGGACAGCTTCCAGTATGCCGGATATGCGGATACTCGCCCAACGGGTGACAACACCACAGCCGCGGGAAGACAAAAGAACCGTCGGGTCGAAATAACGGTCCTGCGTCAGCTCCAGCCTTAA
- a CDS encoding flagellar motor protein has protein sequence MDIATLIGIIAGIAAVISGFLWEGGQLSGLLQKTAALIVFGGTIAAVVASFPAHRLRTIPAALRMAFGRNNNESGLWVEELVEMSSIARRSGVLALERKVMDHPHPFLQDGIQMVVDGTDQDVVRQILEMEIDSIEQKHEGYAKIFESAGGYAPTMGIIGTVMGLIQVLGSLTDPTGLGPAIAVAFTATLYGVASANLIFLPIASKIKSRGADEVQTMEMLLEGVLAIQNGENPQLVRKRLESFTLTHRQHIRPLAKEGLDESAQ, from the coding sequence ATGGATATTGCGACACTTATCGGTATTATTGCCGGAATTGCCGCAGTCATTAGCGGTTTTTTGTGGGAAGGCGGCCAATTGTCCGGTCTCCTGCAAAAAACGGCTGCTTTAATTGTATTCGGTGGAACGATTGCTGCTGTAGTTGCCAGTTTCCCGGCGCATCGCCTTCGTACGATTCCAGCTGCCCTGCGTATGGCTTTTGGACGTAACAACAATGAATCAGGCTTATGGGTCGAAGAACTGGTGGAGATGTCTTCAATTGCACGCCGCTCAGGTGTACTTGCATTGGAACGCAAGGTTATGGATCATCCGCATCCATTTTTGCAAGATGGTATTCAGATGGTTGTTGATGGTACCGATCAGGATGTGGTTCGCCAGATCCTGGAGATGGAGATTGACTCGATTGAACAAAAACATGAGGGTTATGCCAAAATATTCGAATCCGCTGGTGGTTACGCCCCAACCATGGGGATCATCGGAACCGTGATGGGACTTATTCAGGTACTTGGCAGTTTGACCGATCCCACCGGACTCGGACCTGCCATTGCTGTTGCCTTTACCGCAACCCTGTACGGGGTCGCCAGTGCCAATCTTATCTTTTTGCCCATTGCCTCCAAGATCAAATCCAGAGGTGCCGATGAAGTGCAGACCATGGAAATGCTTCTCGAAGGTGTACTTGCCATTCAGAACGGTGAGAATCCCCAGCTTGTACGCAAAAGACTGGAGTCCTTCACCCTCACGCATCGTCAGCATATACGCCCCCTAGCAAAGGAGGGATTGGATGAGTCGGCGCAGTAA
- the uvrB gene encoding excinuclease ABC subunit UvrB — protein MSDIIMSDKTFEIESEFSPQGDQPAAIKELVKGVQEGKRYQTLLGATGTGKTFTIAQTIAQLQRPTLIIAHNKTLAAQLASEFKDFFPNNMVEYFVSYYDYFQPEAYIPSSDTYIEKDSSINEEIDKLRHAATSSLFERRDVIIVASVSCIYGLGSPHSYSSMLLSLRVGMEKPRNQILSRLVEIQYQRNDINFVRGTFRVRGDVVEIFPASKGEHAIRVELFGDEIEKITEIDVLTGELIGEREHIAIFPASHFVTQEETMKVALVNIERELEERLEVLREQGKLLEAQRLEQRTRYDIEMMKEVGFCSGIENYSGPLTFRERGDTPYTLMDYFPDDMLIVVDESHVTLPQIRAMYNGDQARKTVLVEHGFRLPSALDNRPLKFDEFEGKMDQIIYVSATPGPYEIEHTDTMVQQIIRPTGLLDPIIELRPTKGQIDDLIGEINDRIAKDERVLITTLTKKMSEDLTDYLKEVGIKVRYLHSEIKTLERMAILRDLRLGVFHVLIGINLLREGLDLPEVSLVAILDADKEGFLRSERSLIQTIGRAARNSEGRVILYGDKVTDSMDKAIKETERRRAIQIEYNEKHGITPQTIRKKVRDVIEATKVAESKKDYLTGAAEKMSKKDRQALIQRLEVEMKDAAKNLQFERAAELRDALLELRAE, from the coding sequence ATGAGCGATATTATAATGAGCGACAAAACGTTCGAAATCGAGTCAGAGTTTTCTCCCCAAGGTGATCAGCCTGCTGCCATTAAAGAATTGGTGAAGGGTGTTCAGGAGGGGAAAAGGTACCAGACACTGCTGGGTGCAACGGGTACGGGTAAGACGTTTACGATAGCCCAGACGATAGCCCAACTGCAACGTCCGACGCTGATTATTGCACACAACAAAACGTTGGCAGCGCAGCTTGCAAGTGAGTTCAAAGATTTTTTTCCTAATAACATGGTTGAGTATTTCGTCAGTTATTACGATTATTTTCAGCCAGAAGCATATATCCCGTCCTCCGATACGTATATCGAGAAGGATTCAAGTATTAATGAAGAGATCGACAAACTGCGGCACGCAGCGACAAGTTCGTTGTTTGAGCGCAGGGACGTCATCATTGTAGCGAGTGTTTCCTGCATTTATGGTTTGGGTTCACCGCACTCGTATTCAAGCATGTTGCTGTCACTCCGGGTAGGCATGGAGAAACCGCGCAATCAGATTTTGTCTCGTCTGGTAGAGATCCAGTATCAGCGGAACGATATTAACTTTGTGCGGGGTACGTTCCGTGTTCGTGGGGATGTTGTTGAGATTTTCCCTGCTTCCAAGGGCGAACATGCAATTCGGGTTGAGTTGTTTGGTGATGAGATCGAGAAAATTACGGAGATTGATGTGTTAACCGGAGAACTGATTGGCGAACGTGAACATATTGCCATCTTCCCGGCGTCTCACTTCGTAACGCAAGAAGAGACGATGAAGGTTGCGCTGGTGAACATTGAGCGTGAACTGGAGGAGCGTCTTGAAGTGTTGCGTGAACAGGGAAAACTGCTGGAGGCTCAGCGACTGGAGCAACGCACACGGTATGATATCGAGATGATGAAGGAAGTTGGATTCTGTTCGGGGATTGAGAACTATTCCGGTCCGCTGACTTTCCGCGAACGCGGCGATACCCCATACACACTGATGGATTACTTCCCGGATGACATGTTGATTGTGGTCGATGAGTCTCACGTGACTCTGCCACAGATCCGTGCGATGTACAATGGTGACCAGGCGCGGAAGACGGTATTGGTTGAACATGGTTTCCGACTGCCGTCAGCATTGGATAATCGTCCACTCAAATTCGATGAATTCGAAGGCAAGATGGATCAGATCATCTATGTATCGGCCACACCAGGCCCGTATGAGATCGAGCATACCGATACGATGGTGCAACAGATTATTCGTCCAACCGGACTGCTTGATCCAATCATTGAACTGCGTCCAACCAAGGGGCAGATTGATGACTTGATCGGTGAGATTAATGACCGGATTGCCAAAGACGAGCGTGTGTTGATTACAACATTAACGAAGAAGATGTCCGAGGACCTGACAGATTATCTGAAGGAAGTTGGAATCAAGGTTCGTTATCTGCACTCCGAGATCAAAACATTGGAACGGATGGCGATTTTACGTGATTTAAGGTTGGGCGTGTTCCATGTCCTGATCGGAATTAACTTGCTCCGGGAAGGTCTCGATCTGCCGGAAGTATCCCTCGTTGCTATATTGGATGCTGATAAGGAAGGATTCCTGCGTTCCGAACGCTCACTGATCCAAACGATTGGTCGTGCGGCACGGAACAGCGAGGGTCGCGTTATTCTATACGGTGACAAAGTGACGGATTCGATGGATAAAGCGATAAAGGAAACAGAACGTCGTCGCGCAATCCAGATCGAATACAACGAGAAACATGGAATTACACCACAGACGATTCGCAAAAAAGTGCGTGATGTGATTGAGGCAACCAAAGTTGCTGAATCCAAGAAAGACTATCTCACAGGCGCAGCCGAGAAGATGTCGAAGAAAGATCGCCAGGCGCTTATTCAGCGCCTAGAGGTAGAGATGAAAGATGCAGCCAAAAACCTGCAGTTTGAGCGTGCTGCCGAGCTTCGCGATGCGTTGCTGGAACTTCGCGCTGAATAA